The following are encoded in a window of Malassezia japonica chromosome 7, complete sequence genomic DNA:
- a CDS encoding uncharacterized protein (EggNog:ENOG503NY8A; COG:S; CAZy:CE4), with product MAGVHDDTQCKVYGDDGVTQMKNQKGFPPVSQIANIIDGDNEAQKVWKDVQGTGLIPSNVKPKTADNSGGQSMGINMQGYDNKDDPDCWWSATACKKPKQKGLVEDIYSCPEPDTWGLTFDDGPNCSHNAFYDFLKKEKLKATLFYIGSYVVNVPYQAQRGLVDGHDICVHTWSHRYMTTLSNEQVFAELYYTARVIKKVIGVTPSCWRPPYGDTDDRVRAIAQGLGLRTILWEEDTDDWNIQPTGKEPTQKIDQNYQKIIDKANSESPIVLTHEVNQNTMDEFQKMYPKIKNAFKNVVPLTACQNISKPYPDSDISYPSFSDFTSGKIDASGLPDGNSIKVNPSAKYSPQELSKEKNGYGNPQSSSGSSGGSSSSGSGGENSAAGMRTPTSHLALAGVAAMALLTL from the coding sequence ATGGCAGGTGTCCATGATGACACTCAGTGCAAGGTGTACGGCGACGATGGTGTTACCCAAATGAAGAACCAGAAAGGTTTCCCTCCCGTCAGCCAAATTGCAAACATTATTGATGGTGACAACGAGGCACAGAAGGTCTGGAAGGATGTCCAGGGTACGGGTCTGATTCCTTCAAACGTCAAGCCCAAGACGGCTGACAACTCGGGTGGCCAGAGCATGGGTATCAACATGCAGGGCTACGACAACAAGGATGACCCTGACTGTTGGTGGTCGGCCACGGCTTGCAAGAAGCCGAAGCAGAAGGGATTAGTGGAAGATATCTACTCGTGCCCTGAGCCGGACACTTGGGGTCTTACCTTTGACGACGGTCCTAACTGCTCACACAACGCCTTCTACGACTTCCTGAAGAAGGAGAAGCTCAAGGCTACTCTGTTCTATATCGGCAGCTATGTGGTGAACGTGCCCTACCAGGCCCAGCGCGGTCTTGTGGATGGTCACGACATTTGTGTGCACACATGGTCGCACCGCTACATGACCACCCTGTCGAACGAGCAAGTGTTTGCTGAGCTGTATTACACTGCCAGGGTGATCAAGAAGGTCATTGGTGTCaccccgagctgctggCGTCCTCCGTACGGTGACACTGACGATCGTGTGCGTGCCATTGCTCAGGGTCTTGGTCTCCGTACTATCCTCTGGGAGGAGGACACGGACGACTGGAACATCCAGCCCACTGGCAAGGAGCCAACACAGAAGATTGACCAGAACTACCAGAAGATCATCGACAAGGCCAACAGCGAGAGCCCCATTGTCCTTACGCACGAGGTCAACCAGAACACGATGGACGAGTTCCAGAAGATGTACCCGAAGATCAAGAATGCGTTCAAGAACGTTGTTCCTTTGACTGCCTGCCAGAACATCTCGAAGCCTTACCCCGACAGTGACATCAGCTATCCTTCGTTCAGCGACTTTACTAGCGGCAAGATTGACGCTTCGGGTCTGCCGGACGGTAACTCGATCAAGGTGAACCCCAGTGCCAAATACAGTCCCCAGGAGCTGTCCAAGGAGAAGAACGGTTACGGCAACCCCCAGTCCAGCTCTGGCTCGTCGGGTGGCTCTTCTAGCAGCGGTTCGGGCGGAGAGAACAGCGCAGCTGGCATGCGTACCCCCACTTCGCACCTCGCCCTGGCTGGCGTTGCCGCGATGGCTCTCCTTACTCTTTAA